A window of the Candidatus Brocadiaceae bacterium genome harbors these coding sequences:
- a CDS encoding transposase has product MRKCYCIVWWIRYREDGWGRAAFNPSMMVSLLLYAYCVGERSSRKIEYYCQRDVGFRIITANQKPDHSTISRFRKEYEEELSGLYVQVLRMCAEAGMVKVGKIALDGTKMEANASLASNRTERYIEEEVKRIFQEAAEIDEEEDRRYGKGKRGDELPEEMRNRQRRLKRLRECKERLERQGQESVREQQEKVEKIEREEFEEGKKKRGRKPKMPEEVMSKESKANVTDPESRIMKARRGYVQGYNAQAVVTQEQIIVAAELTQEENDVNQLHVMFKKAKEHVSEVGIKDTFRAGLVDAGYFSEGNMKKDFPDKLELFCATKKDWKQRKAMREGKSPRGRIPVGLSVREQMERKLLTKRGKQLYRKRGQMIEAVFGQIKGARGIDRFVRRGLNACASEWKLICATHNLWKGLLDLS; this is encoded by the coding sequence ATGAGAAAGTGTTACTGTATAGTATGGTGGATAAGGTATCGAGAGGACGGATGGGGCCGGGCAGCATTTAATCCGAGTATGATGGTAAGTTTGTTGTTATATGCATATTGTGTGGGAGAGAGATCAAGTCGAAAGATAGAGTATTATTGCCAGAGAGATGTGGGTTTCCGGATAATAACGGCAAACCAGAAGCCAGATCATAGTACGATATCACGGTTTCGCAAGGAGTACGAGGAAGAGTTATCGGGATTATATGTCCAGGTATTGAGGATGTGTGCCGAGGCGGGGATGGTAAAGGTGGGGAAGATAGCGTTAGATGGTACGAAGATGGAGGCAAATGCATCGTTAGCATCGAATCGTACAGAGCGGTATATAGAGGAAGAGGTGAAGAGGATATTTCAAGAAGCGGCAGAGATTGATGAAGAAGAGGACAGGCGTTATGGTAAGGGGAAAAGAGGAGACGAGCTTCCGGAAGAGATGAGGAACCGACAGCGCCGGTTGAAGAGGTTACGGGAGTGCAAAGAGCGGTTGGAACGACAGGGGCAAGAGTCTGTCAGGGAGCAACAGGAAAAGGTTGAGAAGATAGAGCGAGAAGAATTCGAGGAGGGGAAGAAGAAACGAGGCCGGAAGCCAAAGATGCCGGAAGAGGTAATGAGTAAGGAATCAAAGGCAAATGTAACAGACCCTGAGAGCCGGATAATGAAGGCGCGGCGAGGATATGTGCAGGGGTATAACGCACAGGCAGTGGTAACGCAAGAGCAGATAATCGTTGCAGCAGAGTTGACCCAGGAGGAGAATGATGTAAACCAGCTTCACGTGATGTTCAAGAAGGCGAAAGAGCATGTAAGCGAGGTAGGAATAAAGGATACATTTCGGGCGGGATTAGTCGATGCGGGGTATTTTAGTGAGGGGAATATGAAAAAGGACTTCCCCGATAAGCTTGAGTTGTTTTGTGCTACGAAAAAGGATTGGAAACAACGCAAGGCGATGCGAGAGGGGAAATCGCCACGGGGGCGTATACCAGTTGGGTTATCGGTTCGGGAGCAGATGGAACGAAAGCTATTAACAAAGCGAGGGAAGCAGTTATACAGGAAACGTGGGCAAATGATCGAAGCGGTGTTTGGTCAGATAAAAGGGGCTCGTGGAATAGATCGTTTTGTAAGACGAGGGTTAAATGCCTGTGCAAGCGAGTGGAAGTTGATTTGTGCTACGCATAATCTGTGGAAAGGCTTGTTGGATCTGAGTTAA
- a CDS encoding ParA family protein gives MRSIALTNQKGGVAKTTTSVNLGACLAQMGKKVLLVDLDPQGNMSSWFGLDIHNLERSMYNVFLEEVYFEEVLTKTCVENLTLAPSNVALAGVERILAHEKGRDLILRKRILPCADSYDYVMLDCPPSLGLITINALAFVKEVFIPLETKVLALNGLVTLVNTVQVVKERLNHSLDMTGIIACRFDVRTNLSNEVYNQVKDRFREKLFNTIIRENTRLAECPISGKPITLYAPDSPGAKDYTDLAKEVLERENTPEKNDGR, from the coding sequence ATGCGAAGCATAGCCCTGACGAATCAAAAAGGTGGTGTTGCGAAAACGACGACTTCAGTTAATCTTGGCGCATGCTTAGCTCAGATGGGTAAAAAGGTGTTATTAGTGGACCTTGATCCCCAAGGGAATATGAGTTCGTGGTTTGGTTTGGACATCCACAATCTCGAAAGATCCATGTATAATGTATTTTTGGAAGAGGTGTATTTCGAAGAAGTTTTAACTAAAACATGTGTTGAAAATTTAACCCTGGCGCCTTCGAATGTTGCGTTGGCAGGGGTTGAAAGGATTCTTGCCCATGAAAAAGGCCGAGACCTTATTCTGAGAAAACGCATACTGCCGTGCGCAGATAGTTACGATTATGTCATGCTTGATTGTCCTCCGTCCCTGGGTTTAATAACTATTAATGCTCTCGCTTTTGTGAAAGAGGTGTTTATTCCTCTGGAAACAAAGGTGTTGGCTTTAAATGGACTGGTAACCTTGGTAAATACCGTACAGGTGGTAAAAGAAAGGTTAAATCACTCGCTTGACATGACAGGTATTATTGCCTGTCGTTTTGATGTGCGGACAAACCTGAGTAATGAGGTATATAACCAGGTCAAGGACCGGTTCAGGGAAAAGCTCTTCAATACAATCATACGGGAAAATACCCGCCTCGCTGAATGCCCTATTTCCGGAAAACCGATAACACTGTATGCGCCTGATAGTCCGGGCGCCAAAGATTATACCGATTTGGCAAAAGAGGTACTGGAGAGGGAAAACACGCCGGAAAAAAATGATGGAAGATGA
- a CDS encoding flippase-like domain-containing protein codes for MKKKILSFKKQNPRTALLFQILFSICIFCLLFYFLPLSDIWNSIQLISFNIWISVFILFVLIHVIGALKWRILIRLGKANLSVREAIRFYFAGLFANLFLPSLVGGDIVRAGMAMRSGRRKTGIIFGSLLDRLIDVFSLFLLVVCAGGLTHRKLINKTEHVITIAFIAFLLIAGGISFSLVFSPSKRIPKKIRFKIQRIRLGFRKLFKEPYYAVTGLCLSLIIQSGFVMINTIIGKAMGITLAYKVWFLTWPLAKISAMLPLSFCGFGIREAAFAGLLQPFGIRLSLAVAQSVVWETVIIAGGIFGGILWKFLRKNIHN; via the coding sequence TTGAAGAAAAAAATATTGTCATTCAAAAAACAAAATCCCCGTACTGCTCTTCTCTTTCAAATATTGTTCAGTATATGTATTTTCTGCTTGCTCTTTTACTTTCTGCCTCTCTCTGATATATGGAATTCCATACAACTGATTTCATTTAACATCTGGATCTCTGTTTTTATCCTGTTTGTGCTGATACATGTTATTGGCGCGTTGAAATGGAGAATACTCATCCGATTAGGCAAGGCAAATTTGTCTGTTCGGGAAGCAATTCGGTTTTATTTTGCCGGATTATTTGCAAATCTCTTTTTGCCTTCCCTGGTAGGTGGTGATATAGTTCGCGCGGGAATGGCCATGCGCTCCGGCAGGAGAAAAACCGGGATTATTTTCGGAAGCCTGCTTGACAGACTTATTGATGTTTTTTCTCTATTTCTTTTAGTCGTATGTGCGGGAGGATTAACACATAGGAAATTAATCAACAAGACTGAACACGTAATAACTATTGCGTTCATCGCATTTTTACTTATTGCCGGCGGAATATCTTTTTCCCTGGTCTTCAGCCCTTCCAAACGAATACCGAAAAAAATACGATTTAAAATTCAACGTATACGATTGGGTTTCAGGAAGCTTTTCAAGGAACCGTATTATGCCGTTACCGGTCTCTGTCTTTCTCTGATTATTCAATCGGGATTTGTAATGATTAACACCATTATCGGTAAGGCAATGGGAATTACGCTCGCCTATAAAGTCTGGTTTTTAACGTGGCCACTTGCAAAGATATCTGCCATGCTACCCTTAAGCTTTTGTGGATTTGGCATCCGTGAAGCAGCTTTTGCAGGATTGTTACAACCCTTTGGCATCCGACTGTCATTGGCAGTAGCACAATCGGTCGTTTGGGAAACGGTTATAATCGCCGGAGGAATTTTCGGTGGAATTCTGTGGAAGTTTTTAAGAAAGAATATTCACAATTAG
- a CDS encoding ISNCY family transposase — MRKNYEQQRSIGSIPISEVKIPLKSRDELPPILRALQYIFITPALKEQVFEILKSKVLKGKKKTGRYGMGLWEIFVLSVVRLGLDANYDRLEDFANYHKLIRQIMGVDTPFGEGKSYSYQSIKDNVSLLDEETLGEINEIVVSSGHRLLKKKEGIEVKADTYVLETNVRFPTDLNLLWEAGRKCVDAIEYFRDKGFLRGKGWRKHKFWKRELKNLMRSSSRAAFGGGKNKEATTKRRIEEYLCHAGKLSEKVAASVLELYEEALLREPIDLKYVSPLKSLEYFHKMLDKHVDLVERRLLQGERIPSGEKVHSLFEPHTEWLSKGKANKRVELGHNILVASDQWGFIVYHKVVEKEADVSLALPLADALLGRYGEEGIASISFDKGFYKKENKDLLKLYIPQVVMPKKGKKNREEEAEESSRAFKKLRHRHSAVESDINRLEHHGLDRCPDKGLFAYKRYCALGIVAANLHKLGNVLKDQAIKKQEKLPKAA, encoded by the coding sequence ATGAGAAAGAACTATGAACAACAGAGAAGTATTGGCAGTATCCCCATCTCAGAAGTAAAAATTCCCTTGAAAAGTCGAGACGAACTTCCTCCCATCCTCAGGGCGCTTCAATATATCTTTATCACCCCAGCTCTGAAAGAGCAAGTGTTTGAGATATTGAAGTCTAAAGTGCTGAAGGGGAAAAAGAAGACGGGTCGATACGGGATGGGATTGTGGGAGATATTTGTACTCTCAGTGGTGAGACTGGGACTGGATGCGAACTATGACCGATTGGAAGACTTTGCCAATTACCACAAGCTGATACGGCAGATAATGGGAGTCGATACGCCCTTTGGAGAAGGCAAGAGCTATTCCTATCAAAGTATAAAGGACAATGTAAGTTTGTTAGACGAGGAGACTCTGGGGGAGATTAATGAGATCGTGGTATCGAGCGGTCACCGGTTGTTAAAAAAAAAGGAAGGAATCGAGGTAAAAGCTGATACCTATGTGTTGGAGACAAATGTCCGTTTTCCGACGGATTTGAATCTTTTGTGGGAAGCTGGTCGTAAGTGTGTAGATGCAATAGAGTATTTCAGAGATAAGGGTTTTTTGAGGGGGAAAGGGTGGAGGAAGCATAAATTTTGGAAGAGAGAACTAAAGAATCTGATGAGGAGTAGCTCACGGGCAGCATTTGGAGGAGGGAAGAATAAAGAGGCTACGACGAAGAGGCGGATAGAAGAGTATCTTTGCCATGCAGGGAAATTAAGTGAAAAGGTAGCGGCGAGTGTTTTGGAACTGTACGAAGAGGCGCTGTTGCGCGAACCAATAGACCTGAAGTATGTAAGCCCGTTAAAGTCCCTTGAGTACTTTCACAAGATGCTGGATAAGCACGTAGACCTTGTAGAGAGGAGACTCCTTCAGGGAGAGAGAATACCGTCCGGGGAAAAGGTGCATTCACTGTTTGAACCCCACACGGAGTGGCTTTCCAAAGGCAAGGCAAACAAGCGGGTAGAGCTGGGGCACAACATACTGGTAGCAAGTGATCAGTGGGGTTTTATCGTGTATCATAAGGTAGTAGAGAAGGAAGCGGACGTATCACTTGCCCTTCCATTGGCAGATGCACTGCTGGGGAGATATGGGGAAGAGGGAATTGCGAGTATAAGTTTTGATAAAGGTTTTTACAAGAAGGAGAATAAGGACCTTCTCAAGTTGTATATACCGCAGGTAGTCATGCCGAAAAAGGGGAAGAAGAACCGAGAGGAGGAAGCCGAGGAATCGAGCAGGGCCTTTAAGAAGTTAAGACATAGGCATTCAGCGGTTGAATCGGATATCAATCGCCTGGAACATCACGGTTTGGATAGATGTCCGGATAAAGGTTTGTTTGCTTACAAAAGGTATTGTGCGCTGGGAATAGTGGCCGCAAATTTACACAAACTGGGTAATGTGCTGAAAGATCAGGCAATAAAGAAGCAAGAGAAACTGCCAAAGGCAGCTTAA
- the asnB gene encoding asparagine synthase (glutamine-hydrolyzing) produces MCGIAGFFYLDNKRVAETSFIQQMTESLSHRGPDNRNYYRDNTVALGHQRLAVIDLSVFANQPLCNEDATVWTVFNGEIYNYRELRQKLKSRNHTFKTNSDTEVIVHSYEEWGLSCFDKIDGMMAVALYDKPGKKLILAKDRFGKKPLYYTLQNGIFAFASELKALKKHPHIKTTLSQRSVERYLAYEYVPTPDTIYENIFKLDAAQYLVVSTQGEKLSALSPVTYWNVPFEPKLDISLDEACGSFKELFIQAVEKRLISDVPLGVFLSGGIDSSSIVWAMSQVREAASIKTFSIGFEEKSFDESQHAQEVAAYFGTNHHSKIFDVNTLLKIMPDVLGFLDEPIADASILPTFLLSQFTREYVTVALGGDGGDELFAGYDPFIAHKIANVIELLPGPILKFGRWLSCQLPVSEKNMSFDFRARHFMKGFSAALKGSPELRNQVWLGAFGMDQLASCMNSAFTWEDIYRSTLTRTNKGLHEIDRLSDIYIKTYLHDDILVKIDRASMMNSLEVRTPFLDTQLAEFVARLPVQYKMRGLETKYLLRHAMKDLVPDFVLSRSKKGFGIPLSKWLRKELLSQSKEAIRALHVQMPDIFRQDELNKIISRHVNRKSDCRKEIWSMMMLRSICF; encoded by the coding sequence AATAGAAATTATTACAGAGACAACACGGTAGCTCTTGGTCATCAGAGATTAGCTGTTATCGATCTTTCTGTTTTTGCAAACCAGCCATTGTGCAACGAGGACGCAACTGTCTGGACAGTGTTTAATGGTGAAATTTACAATTACCGCGAATTACGCCAGAAGCTGAAAAGCAGAAACCATACCTTCAAAACCAATTCTGATACAGAGGTCATTGTCCACAGCTATGAAGAATGGGGTTTGTCCTGTTTTGACAAAATTGATGGAATGATGGCCGTTGCATTATATGATAAACCAGGGAAAAAACTAATCCTCGCAAAAGATCGCTTCGGGAAAAAACCACTCTATTATACACTTCAGAACGGTATTTTTGCATTTGCATCTGAGCTGAAGGCATTGAAAAAGCATCCACACATAAAAACTACGTTATCTCAGCGCTCCGTTGAACGATATCTTGCCTATGAATACGTTCCTACACCGGATACGATTTACGAGAACATCTTTAAATTGGATGCTGCACAGTATCTGGTTGTTTCCACACAGGGAGAGAAACTATCGGCGCTTTCTCCGGTAACCTATTGGAATGTACCGTTTGAACCAAAACTGGATATATCATTAGACGAAGCATGTGGCTCATTTAAGGAGTTATTCATACAGGCGGTGGAAAAAAGGCTGATAAGCGATGTGCCTCTCGGCGTATTTCTTTCCGGTGGAATTGATTCCAGCTCAATTGTATGGGCAATGTCCCAGGTTCGGGAAGCAGCATCCATCAAAACTTTCTCTATTGGTTTTGAGGAAAAATCGTTTGATGAATCACAGCATGCGCAGGAGGTTGCCGCGTATTTCGGTACAAATCATCATAGTAAGATATTTGATGTAAACACACTTTTGAAAATTATGCCGGATGTCCTGGGATTCCTTGATGAGCCAATTGCCGACGCTTCTATTCTGCCAACATTTCTCTTGTCTCAGTTTACCCGTGAGTATGTGACCGTAGCGCTTGGTGGTGACGGGGGTGATGAATTGTTTGCAGGCTATGATCCTTTTATTGCTCATAAAATTGCGAATGTTATTGAATTATTACCGGGACCCATTCTTAAATTTGGCCGGTGGCTTTCATGTCAACTGCCTGTGTCTGAGAAAAATATGAGCTTTGACTTTCGAGCGCGCCATTTTATGAAGGGATTTTCTGCCGCGTTAAAAGGAAGCCCGGAATTGCGTAACCAGGTCTGGCTGGGAGCCTTTGGCATGGATCAATTGGCTTCCTGTATGAATAGCGCGTTTACGTGGGAAGATATTTACCGTTCGACACTTACCAGGACAAACAAAGGACTGCATGAAATAGACAGGTTATCAGATATATACATAAAGACGTATCTCCATGATGATATCCTGGTAAAAATCGACAGGGCAAGTATGATGAACTCATTAGAGGTCAGGACCCCTTTTCTGGATACACAACTGGCAGAATTTGTCGCACGATTACCGGTTCAGTATAAAATGCGTGGTCTGGAGACTAAGTATTTACTCAGACATGCGATGAAAGACCTTGTTCCTGATTTTGTCTTGAGCCGTTCCAAGAAAGGGTTCGGAATACCCTTGTCAAAATGGTTAAGAAAAGAACTGCTTAGCCAGTCAAAAGAAGCCATTCGTGCGTTACACGTGCAAATGCCAGATATCTTCAGGCAGGATGAATTGAATAAAATCATTTCAAGGCATGTAAATAGGAAGAGTGATTGCCGGAAAGAAATTTGGAGTATGATGATGTTGAGAAGTATCTGCTTTTAA
- a CDS encoding nucleotide-binding protein: MVTNAGINGSWQEGTGKYTFRSKQGGILHWWESNNTVQFQGRGDVEQLRKAVMDTSSERVEISSNKEKTGQQIFIVHGHDTEARDQLELALRRLGLEPYILMNTSGGGKTIIEALEGKIGKDFSSDFGIVLLTPDDMGYSIKEGKEKEEPRARQNVILETGMLLSSLTRERIALVVKGHVELPSDLQGIIHYGYNNHVNEIMPKLCRRFQEAGYSLDSEKIMHFA; this comes from the coding sequence TTGGTAACGAATGCTGGTATTAATGGTTCATGGCAAGAGGGTACCGGAAAATATACTTTTCGATCAAAACAAGGAGGTATTTTACACTGGTGGGAATCCAATAATACGGTTCAATTTCAAGGGAGAGGAGATGTTGAACAATTACGAAAAGCTGTAATGGATACTTCTTCAGAAAGAGTTGAGATTTCTTCAAATAAAGAGAAAACCGGGCAGCAAATTTTTATTGTGCATGGGCATGATACAGAAGCGCGTGACCAACTTGAACTTGCCCTCCGCCGGTTAGGGTTAGAACCGTACATATTGATGAATACTTCCGGTGGCGGGAAAACAATTATTGAGGCATTAGAAGGTAAGATTGGTAAAGATTTTTCCTCAGATTTTGGAATTGTGTTATTGACACCAGATGACATGGGATATTCAATCAAAGAAGGAAAGGAAAAAGAAGAGCCAAGGGCTCGTCAAAATGTAATTCTTGAAACAGGTATGTTGTTGTCATCTTTAACGAGAGAAAGGATAGCACTTGTTGTCAAGGGACATGTTGAACTGCCTTCGGATTTACAAGGGATAATACATTATGGCTATAACAATCATGTTAATGAAATAATGCCTAAATTATGTAGGAGATTCCAAGAGGCAGGATATAGCCTGGATTCGGAAAAAATAATGCATTTTGCGTAA
- a CDS encoding ABC transporter ATP-binding protein/permease: protein MTLLNFHVFLQTLTTFEEGILAFFILSLTATLFRLGGSALLVFIRSRIEREIRRKTTESMMKMSWTHYLSLHLGDIGKAIIMEGFHIANGAQLLLRSYGAVIAVIGYFVVSLIISVKMTVYTLCFASFIITIYCIAARKITWYLSRLSPIIGTISTQVTEIFGNLKYYRSTGNADRSTRKIQEMYDEYAKTFFKTQVFSPGTRFLIEVMATLFVALFLFIGVRNSAQTIPALLVFLAIFYRMIPRVLSVQEGFFNARTYYSYFTTWKERLAYTERHVDKAAAGFMKIPAAGDIVFKDVTYQYPNQSEPLFHNLNLSIKQGEFLGVVGMSGSGKSTLVDLVTGLVKPVKGNISINQCCPVRNLHIPAFVMPE, encoded by the coding sequence TTGACTCTACTGAACTTCCATGTTTTCTTACAAACACTAACTACATTTGAAGAAGGCATACTGGCCTTTTTTATCCTGTCCTTAACCGCAACACTATTCAGATTAGGTGGCAGTGCACTCCTCGTGTTTATCCGTTCCAGAATTGAACGGGAGATACGCAGGAAAACGACTGAGTCAATGATGAAAATGAGCTGGACACACTATCTGTCACTGCATTTGGGGGATATTGGGAAAGCAATCATTATGGAGGGATTTCATATAGCAAATGGTGCGCAATTACTGTTGAGGAGTTATGGAGCAGTGATTGCTGTCATCGGGTATTTCGTCGTATCCCTGATTATTTCTGTAAAGATGACCGTGTACACCCTGTGTTTTGCCTCTTTCATTATTACCATTTATTGTATTGCTGCCAGGAAAATAACGTGGTATTTGTCTCGTTTATCTCCAATCATTGGTACGATCAGCACTCAGGTTACAGAAATATTTGGGAACCTGAAATATTATCGTTCAACAGGAAACGCGGATCGTTCGACAAGAAAAATTCAAGAGATGTACGATGAATACGCAAAAACATTTTTTAAAACCCAGGTGTTTTCACCAGGCACACGGTTCTTGATAGAGGTAATGGCAACCCTGTTTGTTGCCCTGTTTTTATTTATTGGTGTAAGGAACAGTGCTCAAACCATTCCCGCACTGCTCGTGTTTCTTGCAATATTCTATCGTATGATACCGAGGGTACTCTCTGTTCAGGAGGGTTTTTTTAATGCACGTACCTATTATTCGTATTTTACTACATGGAAAGAGCGTTTAGCATATACCGAAAGGCATGTTGATAAGGCTGCTGCAGGTTTCATGAAAATACCTGCTGCTGGAGATATCGTGTTTAAGGATGTTACCTATCAATACCCGAATCAATCTGAACCGCTTTTTCACAATTTGAACCTGAGTATTAAACAGGGTGAATTTTTAGGGGTTGTTGGTATGTCGGGAAGTGGAAAAAGTACCTTGGTTGATTTAGTCACGGGACTGGTAAAGCCAGTAAAAGGAAATATCAGTATCAATCAGTGTTGTCCGGTTAGGAATTTGCATATACCGGCTTTTGTCATGCCCGAATGA
- a CDS encoding type I restriction endonuclease encodes MTNQTTEKAFESYLEETLINKSGWAKGSNKDWDKKLALFPTETIAFIRETQSALWQEMEKLHRKELPGKLIAALCKELDSKGTLHVLRYGFKFYGKTFLLTYFKPSHGLNPEIIELYNQNRLRVTRQVPCHPETSETIDLVFSINGLPVATCELKNPGTGQTWHDAVKQYRYTRSPNAPLFSFKRRTLVHFAADVDEVYMATQLKGEKTFFLPFNRGSSPDKVKCGAGNPSHPSGYRTGYFWEEVLQKDSFLDIVSSFMFIEHKEEKMYDVQGRSRFVKRETMIFPRYHQLIAVRNVIESTRVDGAGYNLSDSTLRGKLKDKQYIIVKSPAGKSA; translated from the coding sequence ATGACCAATCAAACCACAGAAAAAGCCTTTGAGTCATATCTGGAAGAAACCCTGATCAACAAATCAGGCTGGGCAAAGGGCTCAAACAAGGACTGGGACAAAAAACTGGCATTATTTCCCACGGAAACGATTGCCTTTATCAGAGAAACACAGTCCGCGTTGTGGCAGGAGATGGAAAAACTCCACAGGAAAGAACTGCCGGGGAAATTAATCGCCGCACTCTGTAAGGAACTTGACTCCAAGGGAACACTTCATGTGCTGCGTTACGGTTTCAAGTTTTACGGTAAGACATTTCTTCTCACCTACTTTAAACCATCGCATGGCCTTAATCCAGAAATCATTGAACTCTACAACCAGAATCGATTACGCGTAACCAGACAGGTGCCCTGTCATCCTGAAACGAGCGAGACCATCGACCTTGTCTTCAGCATAAACGGTCTTCCTGTAGCCACCTGTGAGCTGAAAAATCCTGGTACCGGCCAGACGTGGCATGACGCGGTGAAACAGTACCGCTATACGCGCAGTCCCAACGCCCCGCTTTTCTCTTTCAAAAGAAGGACATTGGTGCATTTTGCCGCAGACGTGGATGAGGTATATATGGCGACGCAGTTAAAGGGAGAAAAGACCTTCTTTCTGCCGTTTAACAGGGGAAGCAGTCCCGATAAGGTGAAATGTGGCGCAGGAAATCCGTCACACCCTTCAGGGTATCGAACCGGTTATTTCTGGGAGGAGGTCTTACAGAAAGACTCATTTCTCGACATTGTCAGTTCCTTCATGTTTATCGAGCATAAAGAGGAAAAGATGTATGATGTTCAGGGAAGGTCCCGTTTCGTAAAAAGAGAGACCATGATCTTCCCCCGCTATCATCAATTGATTGCAGTGCGTAATGTAATTGAAAGTACGAGAGTAGATGGGGCAGGGTATAATTTATCTGATTCAACACTCCGCGGGAAGCTGAAAGACAAACAGTATATCATAGTTAAGTCACCGGCGGGCAAGTCTGCATAG
- a CDS encoding AMP-binding protein, producing the protein MILRSFITTAKKHFNKTVFTDSFGSSLTFGHTLTASILLSKHIRKLKGENIAIVLPPSIGGALALTATAFAGKVPVGLNFIASKEEQNHMLEICNVRSILTSKVFIEKAGIPYDKRMVFIESIKEKIPKKEKTLMYLTCKFRSKQTLIKKYATDDDADKNAIIVFTSGTEANPKGVPLTNYNICSSIQNFTTVFDPISEDIFLGSLPFFHVFGFVVCLWLPLIMGRGVAFHPNPTDYEKLGKLIQKKKVTIILGTNTLYRGFIKKWKKEQATSVRLAFAGAEKLQENVRNNFYNKFGITIFEGYGTTESSACVSANSPKEYMHGSVGKLLPDIKCRIVNTDTYEEVQPGEEGLILIQGPSIMKGYYKSPELMEKAFYNGFYITGDIGRLQNGFLYITDRLKRFAKIGGEMVALSPIENKLDHLLDEHTEDENRNCAIVAIPDEQKGEQVVAFVACPNPDKQSLNTSLDALGVTKLSQPSHYIHINSIPLLPSGKVDYKKIKQLATEYLS; encoded by the coding sequence ATGATTCTACGTAGTTTTATTACCACAGCAAAAAAGCATTTCAACAAGACCGTATTTACCGATTCATTTGGCTCGTCATTAACTTTCGGCCACACCCTTACCGCCAGTATTTTGCTATCGAAACACATACGCAAACTAAAAGGGGAAAACATCGCTATTGTTTTACCTCCATCAATAGGAGGGGCATTGGCTCTTACAGCCACTGCATTTGCCGGCAAGGTACCCGTAGGTTTAAATTTTATTGCGAGTAAAGAAGAGCAGAACCACATGCTGGAGATATGTAATGTCCGATCAATTCTTACCTCTAAAGTTTTTATTGAAAAGGCAGGTATTCCCTACGACAAAAGAATGGTATTCATCGAGAGTATAAAAGAAAAGATTCCAAAGAAAGAAAAGACTTTGATGTATCTCACGTGCAAATTCAGATCAAAACAAACACTTATTAAAAAATATGCGACAGATGATGACGCGGATAAAAACGCGATCATAGTTTTTACCTCCGGCACAGAAGCTAATCCGAAAGGTGTTCCTTTAACAAATTACAATATCTGCTCGAGCATTCAAAATTTTACCACAGTATTTGATCCCATATCTGAAGATATTTTTCTGGGGTCATTACCTTTTTTTCACGTTTTTGGCTTTGTTGTATGTTTATGGCTCCCTTTGATTATGGGCCGGGGTGTTGCCTTTCACCCAAACCCTACTGATTATGAAAAACTTGGTAAATTAATACAGAAAAAGAAAGTAACAATTATCCTGGGAACGAACACTCTTTACCGTGGTTTTATAAAAAAATGGAAAAAGGAACAGGCAACAAGCGTACGTCTTGCATTTGCGGGCGCTGAGAAATTACAGGAAAACGTGAGAAACAATTTCTATAATAAATTTGGTATTACTATTTTTGAAGGCTACGGTACAACGGAAAGCTCTGCATGTGTCAGCGCCAACAGCCCGAAAGAATATATGCATGGAAGCGTAGGTAAATTATTACCAGACATAAAATGCCGCATCGTGAACACTGATACCTATGAAGAAGTTCAACCTGGAGAAGAAGGTTTAATACTCATCCAGGGACCCAGCATTATGAAAGGATACTACAAGTCGCCAGAGTTGATGGAAAAGGCTTTTTACAACGGATTCTATATAACAGGGGATATCGGCAGGTTACAGAATGGATTTCTCTATATTACCGACCGATTGAAAAGATTCGCAAAGATTGGGGGTGAAATGGTAGCCCTTTCACCAATAGAAAACAAACTGGACCATCTCCTTGATGAGCATACGGAAGATGAAAATAGAAACTGTGCGATTGTGGCCATTCCCGACGAACAAAAGGGAGAACAGGTCGTAGCCTTCGTTGCCTGCCCAAACCCAGATAAACAATCATTGAATACCTCACTGGACGCATTGGGAGTAACAAAGCTCTCACAACCATCACATTACATACACATTAATTCTATACCGTTGCTTCCTTCCGGGAAGGTTGATTACAAGAAAATAAAACAACTGGCAACAGAATATCTTTCCTGA